One genomic window of Nakamurella panacisegetis includes the following:
- a CDS encoding ArnT family glycosyltransferase — protein sequence MASPVATLELDPVVPAPRPVIGRRPAAFLVTLPDRLMTWFLTVSVVVSVALLAGQFRPWLVFPVAVVAVILTSRFVPLSPEVNRLAVVGTGVAVLTAIAWYLVQRGHTAQMIGLDRDPAQYTLSALYLMHHASPDVVLDPALPALAAKVPGVMTDFLQGNSGAVNHIQGNDLLPGWLAVFGWLHGAAGVFTGNVAIGALALLSVYALARRILGPLWALAPMALLAVTMPLAAFSRMPYTEPTALIFVCGMSVALWVAIRERSLRLYALSGAFAGATMIARIDGGLTVVAVLSALALLALAPVTAIRRREGRLAMLVFLWGAVPAGALGWLDLAVHSPKYLSGLSGELYPVLAAVPVVLALGLGLSLLRPVTGRLAVWMSDHRKGLTIGAGVVVAIGCVVMVSRPLWLVDHFVKNRDGGDYVGAVAARQKSEGLAIDGTRSYDEMSISWMAWYLGWIVVGAALVGAVLVAVEFCRKRRPELLAMWTVPVLVGLVYLNKIAITPDQIWALRRLLPVVIPMTAIAAAFALRAVVMRLPRTSFRAVGVAVVAFLMIQPATNWGSAMFDSREGVGEYDLVNQICQLSGDGLIVQAGAYPIMGSALPALQELCSDKVVSVSQATPATMAQIAANWKGKGPITVVVFFPESVTWTRPVDGHQPLGKVIFSRWESVISRKPSNLNLQQVSFWLGTLQSNGQVTPLNTAPFPQLLPGS from the coding sequence ATGGCGAGCCCCGTGGCCACCCTCGAGCTGGATCCGGTGGTCCCTGCTCCCCGGCCGGTGATCGGCCGGCGACCGGCCGCCTTCCTCGTCACCTTGCCCGACCGGTTGATGACGTGGTTCCTGACGGTGTCGGTCGTCGTGTCCGTGGCCCTGCTCGCCGGTCAGTTCCGACCCTGGCTGGTGTTCCCGGTGGCTGTCGTCGCGGTCATCCTGACCAGTCGCTTCGTCCCCCTATCGCCGGAGGTCAACCGTCTGGCCGTGGTCGGGACGGGCGTCGCGGTGCTGACCGCCATCGCCTGGTACCTGGTGCAGCGGGGCCACACGGCCCAGATGATCGGCCTGGACCGTGACCCGGCGCAGTACACCCTCTCGGCCCTGTACCTGATGCATCATGCCAGCCCCGACGTCGTCCTCGACCCTGCCCTGCCGGCCCTCGCGGCCAAGGTTCCCGGCGTCATGACCGACTTCCTGCAGGGCAACTCCGGCGCCGTCAACCACATCCAGGGCAACGACCTGCTGCCCGGGTGGCTGGCCGTGTTCGGTTGGCTGCACGGCGCGGCCGGGGTCTTCACCGGCAACGTGGCGATCGGGGCCCTCGCCCTCCTCTCGGTCTACGCGCTGGCCCGACGGATCCTCGGGCCGCTGTGGGCGCTGGCCCCCATGGCGCTGCTCGCCGTGACGATGCCGCTGGCCGCGTTCTCCCGGATGCCCTACACCGAACCGACCGCGTTGATCTTCGTCTGCGGCATGTCGGTCGCCCTCTGGGTGGCCATCAGAGAGCGCAGCTTGCGCCTGTACGCGCTCTCCGGGGCATTCGCCGGCGCCACCATGATCGCCCGGATCGACGGCGGCCTCACCGTGGTGGCCGTCCTGTCGGCGTTGGCCCTACTGGCCCTTGCGCCGGTGACGGCGATCCGCCGACGCGAGGGCCGGCTGGCCATGCTCGTCTTCCTCTGGGGCGCCGTGCCGGCGGGGGCGCTGGGTTGGCTCGATCTGGCCGTGCACAGCCCGAAGTACCTCAGCGGTCTGTCCGGCGAGCTCTACCCGGTGCTGGCCGCCGTACCGGTCGTTCTGGCCCTCGGTCTCGGACTGAGCCTGCTGCGGCCGGTCACCGGGCGCCTGGCCGTCTGGATGTCCGATCACCGGAAGGGCCTGACCATCGGCGCCGGCGTCGTTGTCGCGATCGGGTGCGTCGTGATGGTCAGTCGTCCGCTCTGGCTGGTCGACCACTTCGTCAAGAACCGGGACGGCGGCGACTACGTCGGCGCCGTGGCCGCGCGGCAGAAGTCCGAGGGCCTGGCCATCGACGGCACCCGCAGCTATGACGAGATGTCGATCAGCTGGATGGCCTGGTACCTGGGCTGGATCGTGGTCGGGGCGGCTCTGGTCGGCGCCGTGCTCGTCGCCGTGGAGTTCTGCCGGAAGCGACGCCCGGAACTGCTGGCCATGTGGACCGTGCCGGTCCTGGTCGGGCTGGTCTACCTGAACAAGATCGCCATCACCCCGGACCAGATCTGGGCCCTCCGCCGGTTGCTGCCGGTTGTCATCCCGATGACGGCGATCGCGGCCGCGTTCGCCCTGCGAGCGGTGGTGATGCGGCTGCCGCGGACATCGTTCCGGGCCGTCGGCGTGGCCGTGGTCGCCTTTCTCATGATCCAGCCGGCCACCAACTGGGGCAGCGCGATGTTCGACTCCCGCGAGGGGGTCGGTGAGTACGACCTGGTCAATCAGATCTGTCAGCTGTCCGGCGACGGGCTGATCGTCCAGGCCGGGGCGTACCCGATCATGGGCTCCGCGCTCCCGGCCCTCCAGGAGCTGTGCTCGGACAAGGTGGTGTCGGTCAGCCAGGCCACGCCGGCCACCATGGCGCAGATCGCCGCCAACTGGAAGGGCAAGGGGCCGATCACGGTCGTCGTGTTCTTCCCCGAGTCCGTCACCTGGACGCGACCGGTCGATGGTCACCAGCCGCTGGGCAAGGTGATCTTCTCGCGGTGGGAGAGCGTCATCTCCCGCAAGCCGAGCAACCTGAACCTGCAGCAGGTCTCGTTCTGGCTCGGCACCCTGCAGAGCAACGGTCAGGTCACCCCGCTGAACACTGCGCCGTTCCCGCAGTTGCTGCCCGGCTCGTGA
- the pruA gene encoding L-glutamate gamma-semialdehyde dehydrogenase: protein MDAVTHPPLPINEPVLDYAPGSAERERLTAALKSFTSPLELGAVIGGKTRKPAGEDFDVVAPFDHQRVLATSANSTQTDAQDAIDAALAAANDWRALSFDDRAAIILRAADLLTGPWRARINAATMLGQAKTAYQAEIDSACELADFWRFNVHFARQILAEQPMANSKGIWNRTDYRPLEGFVYAITPFNFTAIAGNLPTAVALMGNVVIWKPSTTQQLAASLTMDLLVEAGLPAGVINMLPGWGPEISEVLLADKNLAGVHFTGSTRVFQNLWQGIGNNIANYRSYPRLVGETGGKDFIVAHSSADVDVLRTAMVRGAFEYSGQKCSAASRSYVPASLWPKLKDQLIAETEALTVGSVEDYSNFTSAVIDDRSFGRLKAALDRAHATDSIDVIAGGTYDDSVGYFVRPTLLVGTDPADEIFCNEYFGPILSVHVYDDADFDSVLKSVDSASPYALTGSIIARDRMAVAQVSDALRFTAGNFYINDKPTGAVVGQQPFGGARASGTNDKAGSAANLMRWTSPRSIKETFVAPTSVGYPHQR from the coding sequence ATGGACGCCGTCACCCACCCGCCGCTGCCGATCAACGAACCCGTGCTGGACTACGCCCCCGGCAGCGCCGAGCGGGAGCGTCTGACGGCGGCCCTGAAGTCGTTCACCAGCCCGCTCGAGCTGGGGGCCGTCATCGGTGGGAAGACCCGCAAGCCGGCCGGCGAGGACTTCGACGTCGTCGCCCCGTTCGACCACCAGCGCGTGCTGGCCACGTCGGCCAATTCCACCCAGACCGATGCGCAGGACGCCATCGACGCGGCTCTGGCCGCCGCGAACGACTGGCGTGCATTGAGTTTCGACGATCGCGCGGCCATCATCCTGCGCGCGGCCGACCTGCTGACCGGCCCGTGGCGGGCCCGCATCAACGCGGCCACCATGCTCGGCCAGGCCAAGACGGCCTACCAGGCCGAGATCGACAGCGCCTGCGAGCTGGCCGACTTCTGGCGTTTCAACGTCCATTTCGCCCGGCAGATCCTGGCCGAGCAGCCGATGGCCAACAGCAAGGGCATCTGGAACCGCACCGACTACCGCCCGCTGGAGGGCTTCGTCTACGCGATCACGCCGTTCAACTTCACCGCCATCGCCGGAAACCTGCCGACGGCGGTCGCCCTGATGGGCAACGTCGTCATCTGGAAGCCGTCCACCACCCAGCAGCTGGCCGCGTCGCTGACCATGGACCTGCTCGTCGAGGCCGGACTCCCGGCCGGCGTCATCAACATGTTGCCGGGTTGGGGACCGGAGATCTCCGAGGTCCTGCTGGCCGACAAGAACCTGGCCGGCGTCCACTTCACCGGCTCCACCCGGGTGTTCCAGAACCTGTGGCAGGGCATCGGCAACAACATCGCGAACTACCGCAGCTACCCGCGGCTGGTCGGCGAGACCGGGGGCAAGGACTTCATCGTCGCCCACTCCTCGGCCGACGTTGACGTGCTGCGCACGGCCATGGTCCGCGGTGCCTTCGAGTACTCCGGCCAGAAGTGTTCGGCCGCCTCGCGTTCGTACGTGCCGGCGTCGCTCTGGCCGAAGCTGAAGGACCAGCTGATCGCCGAGACCGAGGCGCTCACCGTCGGCTCGGTGGAGGACTACTCCAACTTCACCTCGGCCGTGATCGACGACCGCTCGTTCGGCCGGCTCAAGGCCGCGCTCGACCGCGCGCACGCCACCGACTCCATCGACGTCATCGCCGGGGGCACATACGACGACAGCGTCGGCTACTTCGTCCGCCCGACCCTGCTGGTGGGCACCGACCCGGCCGACGAGATCTTCTGCAACGAGTACTTCGGGCCGATCCTGTCGGTGCACGTCTACGACGACGCCGATTTCGACTCCGTCCTGAAGTCCGTGGACAGCGCGTCCCCGTACGCCCTGACCGGCTCGATCATCGCCCGCGACCGGATGGCGGTGGCGCAGGTGAGCGACGCGCTGCGATTCACCGCGGGCAACTTCTACATCAACGACAAGCCCACCGGCGCCGTGGTCGGCCAGCAGCCGTTCGGTGGGGCCCGGGCCTCCGGCACCAACGACAAGGCGGGCTCGGCCGCCAACCTGATGCGCTGGACGTCACCCCGGTCGATCAAGGAGACCTTCGTCGCCCCGACCTCGGTCGGTTACCCGCACCAGCGCTGA
- a CDS encoding proline dehydrogenase family protein encodes MLRKPILALSASSSVRKLITRLPLTRDVVNRFVAGETTADAVRAVRDLRAKGLQVTMDHLGEDTTDTAQADATVAAYLELIAALGEAGLADGAEMSVKLSAVGQALTGTDGHAYALASARKIADAAYAAGARMNLDIEDHTTIDSTLQILKELRTDHPDVGVAIQAMLRRSEQDLVQLTGPGSRVRLVKGAYNEPAEVAFQTPAEVDLAYVRGLKTLMAGDGYVMVGSHDPRMIKIAAALAEENGRGTDTYEHQMLFGIRADEQLKLRAEGKTFRVYVPYGSDWYGYFTRRLAERPANLLFFLRAMLTRS; translated from the coding sequence CTGCTCCGCAAGCCGATTCTTGCCCTGTCGGCCAGTTCATCCGTCCGCAAGTTGATCACCCGCCTGCCGCTCACCCGCGACGTGGTCAACCGGTTCGTGGCCGGCGAGACCACCGCGGATGCCGTCCGGGCCGTCCGTGACCTGCGGGCCAAGGGGCTGCAGGTGACCATGGACCACCTCGGCGAGGACACCACGGACACCGCGCAGGCCGACGCCACGGTCGCCGCCTACCTGGAACTGATCGCGGCGCTCGGCGAGGCCGGCCTGGCCGACGGGGCCGAGATGTCGGTCAAGCTCTCGGCCGTCGGACAGGCGTTGACCGGCACCGACGGCCACGCCTACGCGTTGGCCAGTGCCCGGAAGATCGCCGATGCGGCGTACGCGGCCGGGGCCCGGATGAACCTCGACATCGAGGACCACACCACCATCGACTCCACCCTGCAGATCCTCAAGGAACTCCGTACCGACCACCCGGACGTCGGGGTCGCGATCCAGGCCATGCTGCGTCGCAGCGAGCAGGATCTCGTCCAACTGACCGGCCCCGGGTCGCGGGTCCGGCTGGTCAAGGGTGCCTACAACGAACCGGCCGAGGTCGCATTCCAGACCCCGGCCGAGGTCGACCTGGCCTACGTCCGCGGTTTGAAGACGCTGATGGCCGGTGACGGATACGTGATGGTCGGCAGTCACGACCCGCGCATGATCAAGATCGCCGCTGCCCTGGCCGAGGAGAACGGCCGTGGTACCGACACCTACGAACACCAGATGCTGTTCGGCATCCGTGCCGACGAGCAACTCAAGCTCCGCGCCGAGGGCAAGACCTTCCGGGTCTACGTCCCGTACGGATCCGACTGGTACGGGTACTTCACCCGTCGGCTCGCCGAACGCCCGGCCAACCTGCTGTTCTTCCTGCGGGCCATGCTGACCCGCTCCTGA
- a CDS encoding TetR/AcrR family transcriptional regulator translates to MGSDAPRKRLPPEVRRGMLLAAARGVIAERGLHATTVRDVAAAGEVAVGTVTYHFSSMEEVLAGVLENEMEQYSAEIWSRAASAPTGLAGLGVLVDGLLASDVRTHEHWKLWLDFWALAAHYPQYASWQSRVYRDLHQLTADILRRGRADGSLVVKDPAGEAVEFIALLDGLVVQAYLPGSRLSPARARSVLHSYVRTAMTRHD, encoded by the coding sequence ATGGGGTCGGACGCCCCGCGCAAGCGGCTGCCGCCCGAGGTCCGGCGCGGCATGCTGCTGGCCGCGGCCCGGGGCGTGATCGCCGAGCGGGGATTGCACGCCACCACCGTCCGTGACGTGGCGGCGGCCGGCGAGGTCGCCGTGGGCACCGTGACCTATCACTTCTCGTCCATGGAGGAGGTGCTGGCCGGCGTCCTGGAGAACGAGATGGAGCAGTACTCGGCCGAGATCTGGTCCCGCGCGGCGTCGGCGCCGACCGGGCTGGCCGGTCTCGGAGTGTTGGTGGACGGCCTGCTCGCCTCCGATGTCCGCACCCACGAGCACTGGAAGCTGTGGCTCGACTTCTGGGCGCTGGCCGCGCACTACCCCCAGTACGCCTCGTGGCAGTCGCGGGTCTACCGCGACCTGCACCAGCTCACCGCCGACATCCTCCGTCGCGGCCGGGCCGACGGCTCACTGGTGGTCAAGGACCCGGCCGGCGAGGCGGTCGAGTTCATCGCCCTGCTCGACGGCCTGGTCGTCCAGGCCTACCTGCCCGGTTCACGCCTGTCCCCGGCCCGCGCCCGGTCTGTCCTGCACAGCTACGTGCGGACCGCGATGACGCGGCACGACTGA
- a CDS encoding SDR family NAD(P)-dependent oxidoreductase, producing MQINGISAIVTGAASGLGAATAQALLDGGARVVGIDLAAGWERAGQPPAGLTPISGDVREPDDVAAAVAAATEAGPLRMAVNCAGIVAGARILSRKGVHDLEAFSRVITINLIGTFNVLRLAAEGIAATEPYDDAGSRGLIVNTASVAAFDGQIGQIAYAASKGGVAAMTLPAARDLAQYGIRVMTIAPGVLDTPMMAAVTDEFREALVANVPFPARFGRPDEYAALVASIAAQDYLNGEVIRLDGALRMPPR from the coding sequence ATGCAGATCAACGGGATTTCGGCCATCGTGACCGGGGCGGCATCCGGCTTGGGCGCGGCCACCGCGCAGGCTCTTCTCGACGGTGGGGCGCGCGTCGTCGGGATCGACCTGGCCGCCGGGTGGGAACGGGCCGGGCAACCGCCGGCGGGCCTCACCCCGATCAGCGGTGACGTCCGGGAACCCGATGACGTGGCGGCGGCGGTGGCGGCGGCCACCGAGGCCGGTCCGTTGCGGATGGCGGTCAACTGCGCCGGCATCGTCGCCGGCGCGCGGATCCTCTCCCGCAAGGGGGTGCACGACCTGGAGGCCTTCAGCCGAGTGATCACGATCAACCTGATCGGCACGTTCAACGTGCTGCGACTGGCCGCCGAGGGCATCGCGGCAACCGAACCGTACGACGATGCCGGCAGCCGCGGGCTGATCGTGAACACCGCGTCGGTGGCCGCCTTCGACGGCCAGATCGGGCAGATCGCCTACGCAGCCTCGAAAGGTGGGGTCGCGGCGATGACGCTGCCCGCGGCCCGGGACCTCGCCCAGTACGGCATCCGCGTCATGACCATCGCGCCCGGTGTGCTCGACACCCCGATGATGGCCGCCGTGACCGACGAGTTCCGCGAGGCCCTGGTGGCCAACGTCCCGTTCCCGGCCCGGTTCGGCCGGCCGGACGAGTACGCCGCGCTGGTCGCGTCGATCGCCGCCCAGGACTACTTGAACGGCGAGGTCATCCGGCTCGACGGGGCCCTGCGGATGCCGCCTCGCTGA
- a CDS encoding aldo/keto reductase, which produces MEYTKLGSTGLDVSRICLGCMSYGEPGRGNHAWTLSEPESRPFLKAALDAGINFFDTANVYSDGSSEEIVGRGLAEFGNRDELVIATKVHGRMAPGPNGAGLSRKAIMSAIDASLTRLGTDYVDLYQIHRWDPSVPIEETLEALHDVVKAGKARYLGASSMFAWQFSQALYTADANGWTRFVSMQDHYNLLNREEEREMHALCLDQGIGVIPWSPLARGKLTRPWETSTSRSETDLFGRTLYDTASSDRVIVERVAEIAAERGLSRAQVALAWMLAKPAVSAPIVGATKIQHLTDAVAAVDVSLSDDEIARLEEPYVPHAVAGF; this is translated from the coding sequence GTGGAATACACCAAACTCGGTTCGACCGGGCTGGATGTCTCGCGAATCTGCTTGGGCTGCATGAGCTACGGCGAGCCGGGCCGGGGCAATCACGCCTGGACCCTGTCGGAGCCGGAGAGCCGGCCGTTCCTGAAAGCGGCGCTGGACGCCGGGATCAACTTCTTCGACACGGCGAACGTGTACTCCGACGGATCCAGCGAGGAGATCGTCGGCCGCGGCCTGGCCGAGTTCGGGAACCGCGACGAACTCGTCATCGCCACCAAGGTGCACGGCCGGATGGCGCCCGGGCCGAACGGTGCCGGACTGTCCCGCAAGGCGATCATGTCGGCCATCGACGCCAGCCTGACCCGCCTCGGCACCGACTACGTCGACCTGTACCAGATCCACCGCTGGGATCCGTCGGTGCCGATCGAGGAGACGCTGGAGGCGCTGCACGATGTGGTGAAGGCCGGCAAGGCCAGGTATCTCGGCGCCTCCTCGATGTTCGCCTGGCAGTTCAGCCAGGCCCTGTACACGGCCGATGCGAACGGCTGGACGCGGTTCGTCTCCATGCAGGACCACTACAACCTGCTCAACCGTGAGGAGGAACGGGAGATGCACGCGCTGTGTCTGGACCAGGGGATCGGCGTGATCCCGTGGAGCCCGCTCGCGCGCGGCAAGCTGACCCGTCCGTGGGAGACGTCGACGTCGCGCTCGGAGACCGACCTCTTCGGCCGGACCCTCTACGACACGGCCTCTTCCGACCGGGTCATCGTGGAGCGCGTGGCCGAGATCGCGGCCGAGCGCGGGTTGTCGCGGGCCCAGGTCGCCCTGGCCTGGATGCTGGCCAAGCCGGCCGTCTCGGCGCCCATCGTCGGGGCGACGAAGATCCAGCACCTCACCGATGCGGTTGCCGCGGTGGATGTCTCATTGTCCGACGACGAGATCGCCCGCCTCGAGGAGCCGTACGTCCCGCATGCCGTGGCCGGCTTCTGA